The Pelmatolapia mariae isolate MD_Pm_ZW linkage group LG2, Pm_UMD_F_2, whole genome shotgun sequence sequence TCTGTACGACGGCTGCTTTGTGccatttgtgattttttttttttctggatgcCACTCGCACAGAAACCGGATGGGCGTTTGACAATAATCTCACAAGAATGCACGCCAGGGAAGCAGCAATGAAccgaaaaataaagttttttttaaagagtcacATGCACACTGAAGACACAGCCTGGTAGGGTATAAAACTCGTACTGAACAGTGATATTTGTGTGCTTCAAGCGTGTACTTTCTCCCCCAAAATGATGTGCCATGTTCCTTTTAACATTCTGCAAACACTGCTGTGGGccttgacagaaaaaaataaataaagaagctTTCTGTAATGCCCAAtcgtgaaaaacaaacacactcttCTTCTGATTAATCCCTTTCTTAACATGGCTGTGGGTATCAAAGTGAGAAGTGTtccttttaacaagaaaaaaaaaagcaaatgaagCAAGAAATTCTAAATACTTTaagaaaagtgtaaaaaaaattaaaatgattagaaaaaataaaaacatgcttCACTACGAATGGTCTCAAGGCaaggaaaataaacaaaccCCAACGAACACACTCGCCAATTTCAAACCAGTCCCTCTTACATATTCAGTGGCATGGCATTaaaatttaatgaaatataaCCATAGTTtctattttctcttttaaaaaaaaaaaaaaaaaaaaaaaaaaaaaaaaaaacaccactaTCTGGGACTGGTTTGAAATCATGTACAGAACTACAAAGTTTCTTTCCACTGGTGAAATAAATAAGCCCTTCCCCGCTGCTCCTATTTGGCTGGCCATCTGTTAAAGGTATAAGGTTGCTAGCATCTTGATTGACTGACAGACAAAAACCtctcagaaagaaaagaagagaataaaaacaccaaaaagtCATACGATGATCTTAAAGCTACAAACAGATTTTGCATAATGTCTCTAGCATAAACATTACAAGCGTACATTCCACAAAGATGCTTGTGCTGCGATTGTGAGAATTAACATTTCTTTGTGGCTTTTaagaaagaatagaaaaaaaataacctgTAATTTTTTGCCACTTCAGGTGTCCACCAAaggatcatcatcatcatcttctttgGACAGTGAAAACTCCAGCAAAAACTTTGAATAGCTGATGCAGCCATCATTTCTTAACAGGCAACTGATTTTTAAATCGCTTTCATGAATAATTACATACAGTATAACTGCCACCGTTATCAATAGTCATCTCCAATACCTGACAATTTCACCCAATAATAATCtgtatacatttatataaaacaatatttaaaaaaagacttataaaactaaaatgataCTGTCTTTATAGATTGGACTCTTTACTCCATGATTCTTATCAATATACAGATTGTGTGGTCCGTTCAGACATTATTATTGGTCAACAGTCCGAAATCCTCCCTCTTAAAGTTTTACATCCACTGGATAAAGGCCATCCTTTCTATGAGTGTCAGACACTGTTGTCAATACTCTGTGTGCTAATGTACCAAAGTAAAATGGCAAATCATTGACTAGCTATGCGTGCTCTATAGACAAATCTGTACCCAGCCGTGATGATACAGTCGCATCAGTCTATGGCTCACAAAGTGGCTAAATGGAGACGATTGATCCCTGTGAAAAATGAACCAGTGTCCCCAGTTACTCTTTGTTCAAATCTGAAAGGCTGGCAGAGAAGACTGGCCAGTGGCATTACAAAGATAATAAAGTGAGTACCAAACAGGCCTGCTCCCTTAGTCCAGCGTAGCAGGAGCCTGCAGTCATGAATAATATCCAGCTCGGGTAAAAGACAAGTGGAAGTTGTCCAGTGACTTTCTCCCATCCTTGTGGCAGATCATGTGGGATGTTTGTCACTTAAACCGATATCTCATATGTGGTCCCTCCGACGCCGGTTACCTTCTTCACCCCTCCCCCTGGTTTGGATGTGGTGTGATTAGCCAAGACTGGGCGAGAGGTGGATCTGATTGGACAGCCATCGGGAGGGGAGGAGCCACATCAGGgtagaggagagaggagagagggagatgCAGGTGAGTGGTTCTTTTTCGAAAATAAAGCACTAACCACAGACGTTTCTTTACACGAGATCTTGTAAGGCATTCGGTAACTACACTGAGTGAGGACAGGGGAAAGACACAAAAGGCTACAAGACAAAACACAGCAGCATGGGCAGACATGTCACATTCCAACAACTAAACCAAAAAGACTTACACAGACACAGTTTACTATTCAAGCACTAAACAGGTAAAGACTAAGTAAAACATGAAGGAGGAAAAGGAAGACTCACACAGATCATGGAAGAAGAGGAGGGCTGACACAAACCAGGAAGGAAGAGGAGTAGgaaaaggagaaggaggaagaagagtAGCAGGCTGACGGATCTGGCGACGGATCACTACTCACTGTGTAGCCTGTtgccctcctccccctcccagCACAGCGCCGCCTCCTGCAAGTCGAGGCTTGTGCTGAGGCCCTGCCTCCATATTGTAAGGCAGGGACTTGCCTAGGGAGAGGCCACGAGGAGGCGGGGAGACAGGGGGCTCGAGCGATCGAGCCCCAGgagaagaggatgaggaggaagggTTACGAGGGGGACGGGAAGAGAAGTCCTGGTTATGCTGAAGCAGGTGGTGGGTCTCAAGTGGCCCAGCGGAGGAGGGAAGGGGAGGGCTGACAGCACGCAGGTAGGCCTTGTGGGGGGAGGAGAAAGTGGCAGAGCCCTGGAGCAGCTGCCCCTCCCTCTGCTGGGCAATCTGAGCTGAGAGAAAGGGCGACGTGTAGCCCTGCAGCGGAGTACTGGGTGACACCACCTCAGTCTGGCCCCTTACAGCTGAAGAGGGAAATGGAGCATGAGGCTTCTGTGGTGACAGCTCGTGGGCGGCTGACTCGAACTCTGGGCTCTCGGATGGTGTCAGCAGGCTGTCATAGGACAGGCTGCCATTCCGAGGTGTCTGATTGGCCAGGCTTTTGTAGCTGGTGTCTGTGGTGCCCTCTGAATGGAGCGTGGCCAGCGGGTTATGTGCAGTGTGTGCTGAGCGCAGGCTGGAGGAGTGTGAGCCACCAGTGGACAGAACCAGAGAGGATGGGTAGGAGGTGTAGGAGCGCCCAGTCAGGGAGTAACCTGACATGCCCCCTAACACCCCACCAGCAGTCCCGCCAGGGCCTCCGGGGCCCTCGCCCCTTTCCCCTCCCCCTCTGCGCACCCCTACACCTCCCCCCACCACTGTGGTTCCATCCAAGCTGCTCGGCTCAGAGCGGTAGCTAGGTTGGCGGCTGGACTGCAGGATGGAAGGAGATGGAGAGTCAAGACTCTCTCCACGGATCATctgaagaggagagaggaggagaaacagacCAAAGGGGAGAGGGTAAGGAAAAgtgtgatgaagatgaaagCAGGAGTAAAGAGGGGAGGGAGAAAGATGAAAATTACCACCTTGCCGTGGGAATAGAAAGCAGAGAACAGAAAGCAATTTTGTAGAGattttttaaacaggaaaaaaaaaaaaaaaaaaaagagtggtgGGGAGAACTGGATGCTTGACCGGTGCGCTACTCAATCATCACACTACTGGATTGGGAATATTGACTGGTTTCAACAAGCACTAACACTGCATGTCAAAGACTGTGTGTGTCAACAAATGAATggaaatacaaaaacatatgGAACATGAACTATACATTGCAGTCAATGCAGTCTCAGGGGAAAAGGACAGATCcattcaaacacacagagacagccaAAGGGATACAGGTATACACACGTACTGAGACTTACTGATCAACCGATggccactgaatgaacaatttaaagtaaaaaaaaaaaaaaaaaagaggggcaTGTATTAACCATTAAGGATTTAGAGGGGCAGGGCATATAAGCCACCAACGCTTCCCCTGTTTCAGGCATTAAGCTTGAGCACATCTGTGAGTTTTTCCTCATTAAGCTATGTATAAATCAACAAGGCTGTGTGCAGATGGTATTTTGATTTGATTATGTCTgtgtttaaatgtaattaacttcagctattttttccttttcgtACATGGTTTACACAGAGCACTTTAAGGTGTCTGTAAACTAAGATCTACCTTGTTGGGATGTGTGAGTGCAGTGTGGTTTCTCCCTGGGCTGTTGTAGGTTGGCCGGTACTTATACATTGATGGCGTAGGTGGTGCTTCAGTCAGCAAGCTGCTCTCTGAGTGACAAGAAACCAAAAGTGACATTTGAACAAGGTCTGTTTATGATTAGAAAACAAATATTCATCTATTTACACAAAAGCTAAGAACTCTCTCTGCATATTCTGTCATACAAAGTGGAATCCAAGGTTCAATTATGCATTTGTATGTGCATCTCACCCTCTGTGTCAGCACGGGGAAGGCCAGGGTAGCGAAGCTCTGgctttggaggaggtggagccTCTGCATCCGCTGACTGGCTCTCCATCTGATCTAGACTACTCTTGGACTGGAAAGGATGAGGACCGAAAACAAAAAGCCATTCAGTGAAATCAGTGGTTGGACTGCCTGGAACAGAGAGCTACATCTGTAACATTTTC is a genomic window containing:
- the LOC134644156 gene encoding palmitoyltransferase ZDHHC5-B-like isoform X1 encodes the protein MPGFSSGGVGGGVGGVASAPPRPFRPSRYVPVSAATTFLVGATTLFFCFTCPWLSEHFSSVIPIYNAVIFLFTLANFCMATFMDPGIFPRAEEDEDKEDDFRAPLYKTVEIKGIQVRMKWCSTCRFYRPPRCSHCSVCDNCVEDFDHHCPWVNNCIGRRNYRYFFLFLLSLTTHIMNVFGFGLVYVLHHQQELDTPGAAVTMGVMCVAGLFFVPVAGLTGFHIVLVARGRTTNEQVTGKFRGGVNPFTNGCLRNITHVLCSSQAPRYIGRWRGRQMVEVQPPFLRPALTEAQLEAKVLDNGIQNDRHSTRSKSSLDQMESQSADAEAPPPPKPELRYPGLPRADTEESSLLTEAPPTPSMYKYRPTYNSPGRNHTALTHPNKMIRGESLDSPSPSILQSSRQPSYRSEPSSLDGTTVVGGGVGVRRGGGERGEGPGGPGGTAGGVLGGMSGYSLTGRSYTSYPSSLVLSTGGSHSSSLRSAHTAHNPLATLHSEGTTDTSYKSLANQTPRNGSLSYDSLLTPSESPEFESAAHELSPQKPHAPFPSSAVRGQTEVVSPSTPLQGYTSPFLSAQIAQQREGQLLQGSATFSSPHKAYLRAVSPPLPSSAGPLETHHLLQHNQDFSSRPPRNPSSSSSSPGARSLEPPVSPPPRGLSLGKSLPYNMEAGPQHKPRLAGGGAVLGGGGGQQATQSTSRPVLANHTTSKPGGGVKKVTGVGGTTYEISV